TGCCTTGTATCATATGTGATAACACGTATAAAGTTACTTTATTACCTTGAAACGATTTAGTAGGACACGTGCCTGCTTTACATTCATGTGGAATTTTATAATCGAGAGTATACGGCCAAATTGGTACTTTTAATGGAGAAATTCCAATACTACTATCATATATGTATCCAAAATCTTCCAATACTTTGTACTGAGTATTTCGACCTGGTTTTAAATATGGAGCTCTCATGCCTACAATTTCacttattgaaatattactaaaatgcTTAAGTATCTCTCGCATTCCTATCATTTCTCCAACCCACTCCTCATATCCTTTATCTTCTAATCCCTTTTGTAGTCTAAACAAATTATATCATtcaaattatatcatatatgtatatatatacatatgagTATTAATTCACTTTTCAAATTCTTCAAGGAAAAAGTAAGGAAAAATTGGATTATATAAGAGTGGTCTTTAAAGTGAGAAGATTAGAAGTACTCACGATATAGTCTCGGTAGCAATTTCATGTCCATCGTGCGCTAAACTTTGTaccatattataattacaatattcatGAGAGATAAAGAATGTTCCTTTCAAAGGACAGTTGTTTGGATTTAATCGATTAgtggcaaatattttttgataatgATCAAAGTTATTGTGATTTATTGCTCCATCGAATGtcattattatcatttgtGGTGtctgaaatttattgaaactaTGTGAAAGGTATTGtcgaaagtaattttaataaatagtaacaAATAAAGAGTATATACTTCTTCTGGGTGAAGACCACCAGGAATTATCGTACCATCTCTTGAACAAAAGCAATAAGGTAGTTGACAGTTTGCGGGATCACACTTTTCTGCTAAGTCAATTGGTGGTTCGGTGACAGGCGGTGGGGCTGGTATTAACAATAAGTTTTCATTACTACGAAACCaatgagaaataatttaatttacggatattaaaaataaagtactcACTTGTGGCAATAGGTCCACAACGTGCTTCATTTTTAAAAGTGCAAAATTTACTAATATCATCGAAATGTAGCCCCGACGGACACCTGTTTAGATACGGATAGCCGTCGACGCACtattgaaattacattaaataaacaTGAAATTTCTTTGTATCGCA
This Bombus pascuorum chromosome 1, iyBomPasc1.1, whole genome shotgun sequence DNA region includes the following protein-coding sequences:
- the LOC132912324 gene encoding chitin deacetylase 1 isoform X2; the encoded protein is MTSKRSRLLFCVVVFIVATGQGYGQKTAKKEEERKDEEFKCPEGQGNGNFADPATCRRFYQCVDGYPYLNRCPSGLHFDDISKFCTFKNEARCGPIATTPPPVTEPPIDLAEKCDPANCQLPYCFCSRDGTIIPGGLHPEETPQMIIMTFDGAINHNNFDHYQKIFATNRLNPNNCPLKGTFFISHEYCNYNMVQSLAHDGHEIATETISLQKGLEDKGYEEWVGEMIGMREILKHFSNISISEIVGMRAPYLKPGRNTQYKVLEDFGYIYDSSIGISPLKVPIWPYTLDYKIPHECKAGTCPTKSFQGVWELPLNAHYVESYEGGHCPYLDQCVLHNHDPEEVFEWLQEDFNRYYEQNRAPYMMPFHTNWFQIKELERGLSKFLDWAVTLSDVYFVTATQALTWMTDPKPIKSLNNFEGWSCKKKENLPGPPCNNPNKCALDFKPTESNFTTTRYLETCRECPNKYPWLGDSKGTGLYNDNYNPEKK